In one window of Microtus pennsylvanicus isolate mMicPen1 chromosome 2, mMicPen1.hap1, whole genome shotgun sequence DNA:
- the Il1a gene encoding interleukin-1 alpha, whose amino-acid sequence MAKVPDLFEDLKNCYSENEEYNSAIDHLSLNQKSFYEASYGSLHEKCTDKFVSLRASETSKMSNFTFEESLVMVAATSDQGKVLKKRRLGFDQVFAEDDLEAMTHNLEETIQSDSAPHVFQNNVIYRRSRLIKSNFVMNDSLNQNLCLDVDKVHLRAVPLTDLQHEVKFDMYAYSSDDSKFPVTLKLSNTQLFVSAQGEDEPVLLKELPETPKVITGSEVDLVFFWKQINSKNYFTSAAYPEQFIATKEQSRVHLAKGLPSMTDFQIS is encoded by the exons ATGGCCAAAGTTCCTGATTTGTTTGAAGACCTGAAGAACTGTTACAG TGAAAATGAAGAATACAATTCTGCCATTGACCACCTCTCTCTGAATCAG AAATCCTTCTATGAGGCAAGCTATGGCTCGCTTCATGAGAAATGCACGGACAAATTTGTGTCTCTGAGAGCTTCCGAAACCTCAAAGATGTCCAACTTCACCTTCGAGGAGAGCCTAGTGATGGTGGCAGCAACATCAGACCAAGGGAAGGTTTTGAAGAAGAGGCGGCTGGGTTTCGATCAAGTCTTTGCTGAAGATGACCTGGAGGCCATGACCCATAATTTAGAAG AGACCATCCAATCGGATTCAGCACCTCACGTCTTCCAGAATAATGTGATATACAGACGGTCAAGGCTTATCAAGTCGAATTTCGTCATGAATGATTCCCTCAATCAAAACCTATGCCTGGATGTGGACAAGGTGCATCTCAGAGCTGTCCCGCTAACTGATCTGCAACATGAAG TAAAATTTGACATGTATGCCTACTCATCGGACGACTCTAAATTTCCTGTTACTCTGAAACTCTCAAACACCCAGCTGTTTGTGAGTGCCCAAGGTGAAGACGAGCCTGTGCTGCTGAAG GAGCTGCCTGAAACACCAAAAGTCATCACGGGGAGCGAGGTCGACCTCGTTTTCTTCTGGAAACAGATCAACTCTAAGAACTACTTCACATCAGCTGCCTACCCAGAGCAGTTTATCGCCACCAAAGAACAGAGCCGGGTGCATCTGGCCAAGGGGCTGCCCTCCATGACAGACTTCCAGATCTCGTAA